AACTGGATGCAGTATCCTATGACGGCCCTTCCAATGTTATCTACACCAGTACATTCTCCAAAACGGTAGCACCCGGCCTGCGTACTGGCTGGATACTGGCTGCTCCCGATATTGTAAAAATGGCCGCACGAGCGAAACAAGGTGCCGACTTGCATTCCAGCAGCATTGACCAAAGAGCGCTTCATGCGCTGCTTGAATCTTTCGATCTGGATGCACATATTCGCCATATTTCAGAGGATTACGAACAACGGATGAACACCCTGACCACACTCATGGCAGCCAAATCATGGGAAGGCATCTCATGGAATTCACCACAAGGTGGCATGTTCTTGTGGCTGCAACTACCTGAAGGCATGCTGGCAAGCAATCTGTTCACTTATGGTATCCAGGAGAAAGTGTGCATTGTTCCGGGTGATTCCTTCTATGCAGGTACACCAGAGTTAAACCGCATGCGAATCAACTTTACTCATACGGACCCTGAGCTTCTTCCAGAAGCCGTGGAAAGAATGGATCGCGCCATCCAACGCTGGCATGCATCCCTAACATCGGACAGTGTTGTTACACTGTAATGAACTGTCATAATCGTTTCGCTATCCGTTAGCGTATGTAGGTTAAATAACTTGATATGAGAAACAAAAACAAAAATAAGGCGGCAGGCCCGAGAATCTCGGAACTGCCGCCTTATTTTATAGAACCTGTTATCAACAGGAGTTATGATTTTTCAGATGTTCATGGGTCCTTCTGATCAGTCAGGCCATCGAATGATTCATACGAGTTGTCCTCGACTGATAGGTGGACTACATTGTGTTGCAATAGTGATGTGTTGTTGCAGTTAGGAAAGCTTACCGTAAGCCGGGTTCTGTGCTCTTCGTGGTTCATACGGGAACTACCCTCCCACCAGAAGCGACAATCATCTATCTAGGCCATACATTGCTGCACAGCTCAAGCGACCAACCTAGACACACCTCGGGCTAAGGCTGCCTCCTCCGAAGAGGCGACTGTGTCCCATTAGGTCTTGCTCCAGATGGGGTTTACCAGGAACGAAGTCACCAGCGTTCCTCGGGGTCTCTTACACCTCGGTTCCATCCTTGCCTGTGCCGGAAGATCCGGCCATCGGCGGTCCATTTCTGTGGCACTATCCTTCAACTCGCGCTGACTGGACGTTATCCAGCATCCTGCCCTGTGGAGCCCGGACTTTCCTCTCGTGGCAACAAAGGCCACCAGCGATTGTCTGTCAAGCTTTCCGAACAACATTACATAGTATACAGGCATTTGGGTTCCCAGACAAGCTTAATATTACTGGGAATTACACATCAACGGCCTTTTTAGATAAACTTGAATACTTCCGTATTTACCTCAGAAGCCGTAACTTGCGTATCATATCGTTTATCTTCCAAACGGGAACGAAGCCAATCCGCTGTTTTTGGTTTCATAATCTTCTCGGAATTATGTCCAGGGTCGATGATACACATACCTGCCATTAACGCATCATGAGCCGTGTGATAATCAATATCTCCAGTCACAATCACATCCGCACCTTTGAAGCGGGCAGTGAGCGCGTAACGGCTGCCAGAGCCGCCAAGAACCGCTGCTTTTTTGATCTGCTTGTTCAGATCTCCTACAACACGCACATAAGGCACATTGAATTGGGTCTTCACGACCTCCACCAGCTCACCTAATGTCTTAGGCTCCCTAAGGGGTCCCAAGCGTCCCAAACCGAGCGTACGGCCCTTTAAATCCATGGCATAGAGATCGTAGGCCACTTCCTCATACGGATGGGCCTTAAGCATCGCCTGAACGACCTTACTTCTCAGACTTTGCGGTACGATGGTCTCAATCCGCATTTCTTCCACACGTTCCATCTGCCCCTGGGTACCGATAAAAGGTTGAGTGCCCTCACCGGGTACAAACGTTCCTGTACCTTCCGTGTTAAAGCTGCACTTGTTGTATTGACCGATACTCCCCGCTCCGGCTTCGAGTACCGCTTGAAGCACCTGTTCATGATGCGTACGTGGTACAAATACAGCCAGCTTGTACAGATGATCTGTGTGTACATCTTCCAGCGATTCCTTACTGTCGATGCCAAGTGCCTCGGCCATCCAGTCATTCATACCACCCTCGGCCACGTCCAGATTCGTATGACTGATATAGACAGCAATATCATGCTTAATCAGCTTTTCATACAATTTACCCATAGGTGTATCTGTATTCAGTGACTTAACCGGACGGAAAATGATAGCGTGATGAGCGATAATCAGGTTGGCACCAATACGAATCGCTTCGTCCACCACTTCATCCGTCACATCCAAAGCAACTAACACGTGACTGATTTCTTTTTGCAAACTGCCGAGCTGGAGACCAATTCGGTCATCCGGTACAGCCAGATGTTTGGGAGCGAGTTGCTCCATCAGTTGAATTACAGTTTGACCTTTGGCAAACATGCCAAAACCTCCTTCAAGTTTGCGATAAGACGCTCTACCTCAGCCGCCTTGTCTCGGGAAGTATCCTGATCGGATTTGGAGATGGAGTTTACAACCCCTTGCAGTTTGATGATCTCACTTTCCCATTTAGCAAAAAATACATCCGTTGGACGATCCACCAAATATGGCCCCATCCGCAGCAGCAAATCTTCCGTCAATTCTGCCCCGCCTTGAAGCGGACGTGCACGATACACCTCTTCATTTGCAATCGGGCTTACGGATTGTGGCATCGCCGTTATAATCTCATAGATCTTGCCATCTTCTTCGAGCAACTGTTCTGCCACAACCACCCAGTGATGCTCCAGCAACCAGCGTCTGAGAATATCTTCTCCCACATTGGGTTGCAAAATAAGTAACTGGACT
The window above is part of the Paenibacillus sp. 1781tsa1 genome. Proteins encoded here:
- a CDS encoding Nif3-like dinuclear metal center hexameric protein, coding for MFAKGQTVIQLMEQLAPKHLAVPDDRIGLQLGSLQKEISHVLVALDVTDEVVDEAIRIGANLIIAHHAIIFRPVKSLNTDTPMGKLYEKLIKHDIAVYISHTNLDVAEGGMNDWMAEALGIDSKESLEDVHTDHLYKLAVFVPRTHHEQVLQAVLEAGAGSIGQYNKCSFNTEGTGTFVPGEGTQPFIGTQGQMERVEEMRIETIVPQSLRSKVVQAMLKAHPYEEVAYDLYAMDLKGRTLGLGRLGPLREPKTLGELVEVVKTQFNVPYVRVVGDLNKQIKKAAVLGGSGSRYALTARFKGADVIVTGDIDYHTAHDALMAGMCIIDPGHNSEKIMKPKTADWLRSRLEDKRYDTQVTASEVNTEVFKFI
- a CDS encoding class I SAM-dependent methyltransferase, which translates into the protein MKLSNRLQRIHDQIPDGSRMADIGSDHALLPVAAIRSGKAANAVAGEVNPGPYDAACKQVSDAGLKEKITVRRGDGLDVISAGEVDVITIAGMGGALIASILDRGLSKLDGVQLLILQPNVGEDILRRWLLEHHWVVVAEQLLEEDGKIYEIITAMPQSVSPIANEEVYRARPLQGGAELTEDLLLRMGPYLVDRPTDVFFAKWESEIIKLQGVVNSISKSDQDTSRDKAAEVERLIANLKEVLACLPKVKL